The following DNA comes from Streptomyces sp. NBC_00273.
CCCCCGGCCGGAACCCGGCGACCTGGCGGGACTGCTCCGGGCGCAGCGGGACGGGTGTGCAGGCGGCTGGTCGGAGTGTGGCAGCCCTGGACCAGCAACTGCGGCTGGGGGGCGCCCGCGCTGCGCTTCGCTCCCAGAGTGAAGAGATGTTGAAAAATCAGCCCTGCGACCGTACGCCGGACGCTTCGCCGTGAGCCAGGCGGGATAGGACCTTGGCGTACACCATGGTCGCCGCAGCGGTAACGGTCGCTACAACCGCCAACGCGAGGATGCTCAGCAGCGCGGGCCACTGGCGCAACTCGTCGCTGCGGCAGACTCGGTCTTGGGGCGACGGCTCAACGAGCGGGCCCTGGCACAAACTGCGGCTCCCCTGATACGACGGGACATCGGGGCCATAGTCGGCGAACATCAGGAACGCGAACCATCCCCAGATCACCATGGCCAGGAGCATCCACACGATCGACCACATCTCGATCCGGCGAGCGTCCTGGCCCGTCTTCCCAGCGCGCCCCGGTACGGCATCTGTGGTGGCGGATACGTCCAGTGCCGTTTCATCGCCTGCCATCTTCCCCCCCAACCCTCGACTAACGATCTCCAGTTCATCACACTCCGCACTGCCTCATCGACGCCCTGGCGCGCGTCCACGCACTGCCGCCCCGGCCGAGGCCGCTCTCACTGGCCTGCCTCGCTCATCACTGCGCCAGAAACCCGCACTGCTTTGACCTGAAGGAGAACGGCCGCGGCGCGCTGCTCGTCCTCCTGGCCCGCGACCTACTGAAGACAGAACAACCGGACACGCCAACGAGGAAAAGCGGGCTCTTGACCTGGTTTGGCATCGTCGCTGACCGCTTGTCTCAGGTCGTCCTCCTGATAGCTGCGCACCGCCCAGACCAGCCTTTCACTACTGACTACTCCGCCCGTGCTGGAAAACCTGGTGTGTCTGCCTCGGCCGTCCGCCACCGCAGTTCTTCTGCCGAGAAGCAAAGCGACCAGGCGGATAGTGCACCGGTGTTACGGAGCCCCTCCACGGCCTCCCTGAGACGTTCCTCGGGTAGGGCGCAGATAGGCGCGAAGTCCGTGAGGTCGATGCTTCCGCAGACGTCGCCAGGAGGTAGAAACGCAGCCAGTGCGACGGCCGTCAGCCGCACTGTCGCCCGGCCGTGCTGCTGCGGCCTGACCGGCGCCCCGCCACCGGGGACACCAGGCTGTCGCTGCCGTGGCCGTTCTGTCGGCCTTGCCGTCTGTTGGGGTGTCAGGCGGTGTGGTGTACCTCCCACCTGGAGATGCCGCTGTGCTCCTCTGCGACGTACAGCGTGCCGTCCGGGCCGAAGGCGAGTCCGTGGGGTTCGCGGTTGCGGTGTGTGAGCGGGTGCTCGGTGATCGTCCCATCCGGGGTGACGGAGCCGATCCGGCCGGTGGCCCACTCGGTGAACCAGCAGGTCCCGTCCGGTGCGACCGCGACAGCGTGGGGGCGGCAGTCGGCTTCGGGCAGTGCGAACCCGGTGATCTCCACGCCTGCCCTGCCGGTCGTGAGCCGTCCGATCCGCCCGGCGCCGATCTCGGCGAACCACAGGCTCCCGTCCCAGCCGGCCGCGATCCCGACCGGGGCGGCGCCGGATGTGGGCAGGGGGTGGAGCCGGACCTCGCCGGAGACTGTGATCCGGCCGATCGCGTTCGCCTGGTTGAGAGTGAACCACAGGGCTCCGTCGGGTCCCGCCGTGAGGAAGGACGGGAATCCCCCCTCGCACGGCAGAAGGAACTCGCGGACCTCGCCGTCCGTGCCGATCCGGCCGATGCGGTTGGTGTTCGTCAGGGTGAACCACAGGGCGCCGTCGGGCCCGGCCGCGATCCCGTAGGGCCCGCCCGCGTTGCCGGGAAGCGCGTACGAGCGGGTCTCGCCGTCCACTGTGATCCGGCCGATCTGGTGGTCGCGGTAGCGGGTGAACCACAGCGCGCCGTCCGGGCCGGCGGTGACCAGGGTGGGGCCGCAGTCGGGGGAGTCCAGTGCGAACTCCTCTACGCGGCCGGTCGACGGAGTCAGGCGGGCGATGCGCCCGGCGTGGACGAGGGTGCACCACAGATGGCCGTCAGGCCCGACGGCGAGCCCGTACGGGCCGGAGCCGGCGGTGGGCGGGGTGAGGGTGCCGAGCGGGCTTACGGAGGTGGTCAAGAGGGGCGTCCATTCGAGGGGGAGGAGGGGAGGGGTGGAGCGGGCTGCCGACCGTCACGGGTGGGCGGCGGCTGCGGCGGGCGCCGGGGCGCGCAGGGTGAGCCGGTCGCCCGGCCAGCGGGCGCACAGCCGCCGGTCGTGGCTGACGACGACCACTGCGCCGGCGAACCGGGCCAGCGCCTCCTGCAGTTCCTCCGCCAGCGCGGGGGAGAGGTGGTTCGTGGGCTCGTCCAGCAGCAGGACGTCGGCCGGTTCGGTGACCAGGCGGGCCAGGGCCAGCCGCTGCCGCTGCCCGACGGAGAGGGAGCCGACCGGAGCGGACAGCCGGTCGCGGGCGAACAGGCCCAGCGACAGGAGCCGTTCGGCGTGCTCCTCGGGAGTCCCGGGGCGGCCCTCGGCGTAGGCCGCGAGCAGCGTCCCGCGGCCTGTGCCGGCGTCGGTGTGCTGGGCCAGCAGCCCGGTTTGGCCGTGCCGGACGACCTGCCCGAGGTCGGGGTCCAGGGCGCCGGCCAGAACATGCAGCAGGGTGCTCTTGCCCGCTCCGTTCGGGCCCGTGACCAGCAGCCGGCCGCCGGCCGGCACGGTCACGTCCACCGGCGCGAGCCGCCCCTCGACCGCGACGCCCGCCGCGGCCAGCAGTACCCGTCGCGCGTCGTCGGACCCGGCTGGCCCGGCGGGTGCCTCAGGCCCGGCTGCGGTGGTGGCCGTGCGCGGCACTGCGGTGAACCGCAGTGGCTCCGCGGGTGGGTGTACCGGCTGGGCCAGCAGCCGGGCGAGCCGTTCCTCGGCGTTGCGGACCCGGCTCGCGAGGGACTGCTGGACCCGGCCGGCAGCGCGGTCGTACGCCATCTTGTTGCCGTCCTTCATGGCTCGGCCGGGCGCCACCCGGCGGGCGGTGACGGCGGCGGCTTCGCGCAGCCGGGCCGCCTCGGCCCGCCAGGCGGTGTGGGCCTCCGCGCGGCGCCGCCGCTCGGCGGCGCGCTCCGCGAGGTAGCCGGCGTAGCCGTTGCCGTACCGCACGGTCCTGTGCAGGTCACCGTCGACCTCCAAAAGGGAGGTGGCGACGCGTTCCAGGAACGCCCGGTCGTGGGAGACGGCGACCGTGATGCCGCGCCGGGCGCGCAGGTGGTCCTCCAGCCAGGTCAGGGCGGCGCCGTCGAGGTGGTTGGTGGGCTCGTCGAGGAGCAGCACCTCCGGGGCGGCGGCGAGCAGTACGGCCAGGCGCAGGCGCACGGCCTCGCCGCCGGACAGGCCGCCGACGGCGCGCTCGCGGGGTAGGCCCGGCAGGCCGAGGCCGTGCAGGGAACGCTCCACGCGGGCGTCCGCGTCGTACCCGCCGCGCAGTTCGAAGGAGGTGAGGGTGTCGGCGTACGCGGTGAGGGTCTCGGCGTTGGCGTCGCCGCCGGCCATGCGGGCCTCCAGCCGGCGCAGGTCCCGCTCCAGGGCGCGCAGTTCGGCGAGGGCGCGGTCGACCACCTGCTGGACGGTCAGGTGCGGGGGGAGGCTTTCCTCTTGCGCGAGATGGCCGACGCCGCCTTCGGCGCGAAGGACGACCTCGCCGCGGTCGGGGCGCTCGGCCCCGGCCAGCAGCCGGAGCAGGGTGGACTTGCCCGAGCCGTTCTCTCCGACGATACCGAGACGTTCGCCGGTGGGGACGGAGCAGTCGACGGAGTCGAGGATCAGGCGGCCTTCGTAGGACTTGGTGAGGTCAGACGCGGTGAGCTGCGCGGTCACAGGGCGGCTCCAGGAGTTCGGGGGCGGGGATCGTCGTCACGACGGCGGTGCGGTGGGCGGCAACGCGGTGGATGACCACGGGACTTCTCCTTTAAGGCGACGAATGTTGCGTTAAAATGCTGGCATGGATTCCCCCATGCAGGCAAGCGAAGATTCCAGCCGACAGGAACCGGCCACGAGGCGGCGCCGGACCGGCGGCCGTAGCGCCCGCGTCCGCACCCAGGTGCTGGAGGCGGTGGGCGCGCTGCTCCTGGAGGCCGGGTACGACGGGCTGACAGTCGACGCGGTCGCCGAACGCGCCGGCGTCCACCGCACGACCGTCTACCGGCGCTGGCGCGACGTCGGACACCTGCTGGCCGACGTACTCGACACCGCATCCGACGACACGTGGACCCCACCGGACACCGGGTCGCTGGAGGACGACCTGACCGCCCTCAACCAGGAGGTGTACGAGGCACTGGCGGGCGGCGGCCCGAACCTGACGATGGCCCTGATCGCCGCCGGATTCCGCTCGCCGGAGGCGGCAGCGGCACTGTCACGCTTCTGGGATGACCGCTACGCACGGTGCGCGGTGGTCGTGACCCGAGCAGCCGACCGGGGCGAACTGCCCGGCCCCGCCGACAGCCGGGCGCTGCTCGTCGCGGCGACCGCCCCGCTCTACCACGAACTGCTGCTGATCCGGGCCGTCCCCGACCCGACGCTCCCGAACCGCGCCGCCCGGGTCGCCGCCGCGGCGGCACGCGCCGGCACCTTCGGCACGCCGCAATGACCTCGGACATAGCGCCCGCAGCCTGCCGGCCCGGCACCTGCACCCGCCCCGGCGGTGACTGCCGTTACCTCGGCCTCGCCCGCCCTGCAGCCGGCGCCGCGGTACCGGCCAGGGACGTGCTGCCCGCGCAGGTGCGCGGCCGGTGACCCGCGGGTCGCGCCTGCCCGGCGAGCCCCGTGCCCGCTGCGGCCGCCACCCCGAGCCCCCTGTTCCCGCCGCTGCCGAGCCGTCGGTGCGGGAGGCCGTCGATCCGTGGGCTGCACCCGTGAGCACGGACGCGAGGCGCTCCCGGGGGTCCCTGACAGAGGGTCTGGAAGTGGAGCAGCTGAAGGTGTACGCGGCCGCGCAGTCCCAGTGCCGATGGTCCCGAGGACGTCTTGCAGGACCACGAAGCGGGCCGGTTGGCTGCTCCCGCCTGGCCACGGCCGGTCGGCCCGCGTGCAGGTGTGGCGCACAGCCGGGTTCCGCCGGAACCCGCTCTCGTGGACAGGGCCCACGATGTCCGTGAGGCTGCGCGGCCTGTGAACACGTGCCAGCCGTGCTGGTCAGGGCGGTCTGGGTTGCTTGTCGGAACGATTCAACTGGTGCAGCTTGTCGCCGGCATCCGCGTCCAGGGCGGCGAACGCACCGGCCGGAGTTCGGTGCAGCCGCTGCTACGGCTCTTCGGCGGCCGCGGGCAGGTTGTGCCATGCGTGTCCGCAGGTGCCCTTGCAGTACGTCTCCCTGCGGCGGGTGTCGGCAACAGCGAACACGGAAACGAGGACACGGAACGCCTTCACGTGCTCGTCTGCGGGGAGGCCCGCGAACCCACTGCGGGGCGGGTCCATGCAGATCATCACTGAGGGGTTGGCTGTGGGCTTGACCCCGGACCGCGCGACCCCCGCGCGGCCGTCTGCGGCCGTGATGTGTGCCTGCATCGCGTAGCCGGCGATCTCCCGCAGCACCTCCTGCCGATCCGCAGGGGAGAGGCCGGAGAACCAGGCCGCACCGTCGTCCAACATGCGGAGCCCTTGGGCTATCTCGTTGACGACCCGCTCGGTCTCGCGCCGGATGGCGCGGCCGTCCTCACTGCTCGGTTCGATCACCTCTTGATCATTCCACGCTGCCGGTTCGGGGCGAGAGCCCGGCTGGGCAGGCTGCCTTTCCGCACGCTTGAGAATGGACAAGCCTACTGAGGGCGAGCCGTGGTTCGGGCTGGGCTGCCCTCCACGACCTCTCGTGCTGCCCGCAGACTGCTGGGGTGGTCGCCCAGGAGTCGGGTGGTGATGAGGATGGCTTGGATGATGTCGACGCCTTGATCTTTCAGATGCTGCTGGACTTCATGGATCATTTCGTCAGTGATGTCACCGGGTCTGAGTACGCTCATCGCCCCACCTTGGACGACCGCCTCCGCCGCTGGCCATACCCGGAGTGCTCCAAGCCTGTCGCAGCCCCCGGGCAGAGCCCCGGTCAGGGTGCGAACGATTCCGTGATGACCCCTTCGGCGCTGACGCTGAGGTGGGCCGGTTGCTGCCCGGTGGCGGGGACGCGGCGGCCGGTGGCTTGGAGGTCGTTCTCGTCGAAGGGTTCCAGGGTGTCGCGGCCCTCGGGCATCACGTAGTGGTACCAGCAGCGGAGCAGGGGGTCGGGCTGGTCGGAGTTGTAGCCCGCACTGTGCACGACGGCTTCGGCTCCGGCCAGTCCCTCCGCACGGGCGTCGGCGCAGTCACGGATCACCACGATGTCACCGGCCCTGAACAAGGGCGGTGCGGAGGCTTCCTCCTCGCCGACCTGGACGCCGTAGACCGCGGGGTGCAGAAACACACCACCGTCTGCGGGCTGCTCCCAGTCCCGCCATAGACCGTCCGGATCCTGCACACACCCTAGGGCGTGAAGGCAGTCCGCGGTGGTTCCGGAGGGTACGAGCGACACCTGGTACTCAAGCATTTCCGGAGTCCGCCAGTACGGCCCCTTCGCTGTGACGAGCACCTCGCCGTACGGCGAGAGGGCTTTGGTGAGCGCTTCGGTGAGCGCCGCACTGTCACTGGCCGAGGCCTGTGCCCAGATGTTCATCCAGATCCGGCGGAAGGGGGCTATGGGCACGGCGCAGTCACATTCTTCTTGGTCAGAGGCGGTACCCCAGCGTATCCGCCGCGCAGCTCTCTGTCGCCGTACTTCATCCACAGGCGTAAGGACGTGAACTGGAGCTGTCCGGTTTCGGGTGTGAAGTGCCCGGACACACAGTGAAGGCGAGGCGCAGCCGTGGCGCAGTGCAAGTTCGGCAAGCAGTTGGAAGCAGACTCCGAGTCGGTGGCGCGGGGGATCGGAAGGATCCTTGCGGGGACCTGGACGGGATACGCAGGACCAACGCCACGTTCTGGCGGTCGGGGACGCGGGTCCTGCCGAAGGTGAAGGGCGGTGTCCCGCGCCGCTCCTACCGGGCCATGCGTTCTCCCGCGAGGCTGATGCTCTGCGGGGGAGTGTCAGTGGAGATTCGTCAGCTGGTTGTCAGCGGTGTAGCCCCAGCGACCTGGTAGTTCACACTGCCAGGCCGTGACGCACTGGTGCTGACACGAGTGACGAATAGCCACGTCATTCTCACGCCGACCGTCACCTTGCAGTCCCCGGCATCCGGGGAGGTGTCTCCCGGCCGCCGATTGAGCGGTGTTGAGTGCGGGGCGGCCCTCCACGGACCGCCCCACACGGTCATCCGGCAGCCCAGTGGATGCCGAGTTCGGCGAGTGCGGTGCGCTGGGCCCGGTCGAGTTTGTCGCGCCTGCTCTTGGCGTGCTCAGCCAGATTCCGAGCCTCACGGCATGCTTCTCGCCGTCAACGACCACGGCCTCCTCATGCCCCCTGGGGACCGTCACCGACCTGGTGCGGGCCTTGTGCTGGGTCAGGGCGGCTACGCTGTCGGTCCGACTGCCGAGCAGCCATAGGCATCGGCCCGCCGTTGGGATGTGCCCGTCAGGCCTTTGATCGGGCGCGCTTCGACGGAGGATGGGGGCAAGAGAGCGGGTCTGCGTGGTGAAGTATGGGCCTCTGATAACTCCGGCAACAGGGAGCGTATCTTCTGATGACCGCACAGCCCGCACGCCCTGAGAGCAGCGGTCCCGAGACCGCATCGGTCATGGGTGTCTCGCCGTTCAAGCCTTCTCTCGTCAAAGCGGTGTTCAGGGACGTGACCCCGATGCACGTCTCTCGGTCGGCCGCGTGGGCGGCCGCGTCGGTGACGCGGACAGTGCTGACGGAGATCATCGATGGCGCGAGGAGAGCGGCGGCGGAGGAGGCCCGGAGAAAGCTGTTTCCCAAGGACCTTCTCTCGGCGATCGACCGGAACGTCGAGCTCGAGGTGGGGGACAAATGGTACGACCACAGCCCGACGTTCAAAGGCTTGACCGGTGCCCTGTACGACGCCGAGGGTGTCATCGCGCCTTCTCGTAAGCGCAGCAGGTCACGCAAATCAAGTGCTGTGGTCGGCGCTCACAGGTTCGAGGCCGGGGTCAAGAAGCTGCTGTGGAGCCAGGGGGTGACGGCAGTCCCGGCGATGGTCCGCGACCTGGACGGGATCGCGAGCGTGTTCCTGACGGACCTCGCCCGGGACGCGGCCATGGTCGTCCGCGAGGGCGGGGTCAAACGTTTCGGTACGGTCACCCTCGTGATGTCGGGCGAACCGGCCCCACCCCCGTTCC
Coding sequences within:
- a CDS encoding ABC-F family ATP-binding cassette domain-containing protein — protein: MTAQLTASDLTKSYEGRLILDSVDCSVPTGERLGIVGENGSGKSTLLRLLAGAERPDRGEVVLRAEGGVGHLAQEESLPPHLTVQQVVDRALAELRALERDLRRLEARMAGGDANAETLTAYADTLTSFELRGGYDADARVERSLHGLGLPGLPRERAVGGLSGGEAVRLRLAVLLAAAPEVLLLDEPTNHLDGAALTWLEDHLRARRGITVAVSHDRAFLERVATSLLEVDGDLHRTVRYGNGYAGYLAERAAERRRRAEAHTAWRAEAARLREAAAVTARRVAPGRAMKDGNKMAYDRAAGRVQQSLASRVRNAEERLARLLAQPVHPPAEPLRFTAVPRTATTAAGPEAPAGPAGSDDARRVLLAAAGVAVEGRLAPVDVTVPAGGRLLVTGPNGAGKSTLLHVLAGALDPDLGQVVRHGQTGLLAQHTDAGTGRGTLLAAYAEGRPGTPEEHAERLLSLGLFARDRLSAPVGSLSVGQRQRLALARLVTEPADVLLLDEPTNHLSPALAEELQEALARFAGAVVVVSHDRRLCARWPGDRLTLRAPAPAAAAAHP
- a CDS encoding DUF5958 family protein, which produces MIEPSSEDGRAIRRETERVVNEIAQGLRMLDDGAAWFSGLSPADRQEVLREIAGYAMQAHITAADGRAGVARSGVKPTANPSVMICMDPPRSGFAGLPADEHVKAFRVLVSVFAVADTRRRETYCKGTCGHAWHNLPAAAEEP
- a CDS encoding TetR/AcrR family transcriptional regulator, producing the protein MDSPMQASEDSSRQEPATRRRRTGGRSARVRTQVLEAVGALLLEAGYDGLTVDAVAERAGVHRTTVYRRWRDVGHLLADVLDTASDDTWTPPDTGSLEDDLTALNQEVYEALAGGGPNLTMALIAAGFRSPEAAAALSRFWDDRYARCAVVVTRAADRGELPGPADSRALLVAATAPLYHELLLIRAVPDPTLPNRAARVAAAAARAGTFGTPQ
- a CDS encoding Vgb family protein, yielding MTTSVSPLGTLTPPTAGSGPYGLAVGPDGHLWCTLVHAGRIARLTPSTGRVEEFALDSPDCGPTLVTAGPDGALWFTRYRDHQIGRITVDGETRSYALPGNAGGPYGIAAGPDGALWFTLTNTNRIGRIGTDGEVREFLLPCEGGFPSFLTAGPDGALWFTLNQANAIGRITVSGEVRLHPLPTSGAAPVGIAAGWDGSLWFAEIGAGRIGRLTTGRAGVEITGFALPEADCRPHAVAVAPDGTCWFTEWATGRIGSVTPDGTITEHPLTHRNREPHGLAFGPDGTLYVAEEHSGISRWEVHHTA